The following coding sequences are from one Selenomonas sputigena ATCC 35185 window:
- a CDS encoding DUF4446 family protein, translated as MNTKQLAELLGNNETFLVIFLLVLVIVLLVLAIYQVYSVSRMKSRYQAMMRGVEGANLESMLLAHIKEMKGVAEQSRKLKEENRRLDALLQTATTRIGIVRFSAFADMGSDLSYAVAMLDSHNNGVIFSSIFAREDSRSYVKPIEAGRSSYKLTREEAEALEKAMSVRPE; from the coding sequence ATGAATACAAAACAACTGGCGGAACTCTTGGGCAACAATGAGACGTTCCTGGTGATTTTTCTTTTGGTTTTGGTCATTGTACTTTTGGTCTTGGCTATTTATCAGGTTTACAGCGTATCGCGCATGAAGAGCCGCTATCAGGCGATGATGCGGGGGGTCGAGGGTGCGAATCTGGAAAGTATGCTGCTCGCGCATATCAAGGAAATGAAGGGCGTCGCTGAGCAAAGCCGAAAACTCAAGGAGGAAAACAGGCGCTTGGATGCGCTGCTGCAGACGGCTACGACACGCATTGGTATCGTGCGTTTCAGCGCTTTTGCCGATATGGGAAGCGATCTCAGCTATGCCGTTGCCATGTTGGATTCGCACAACAACGGCGTGATTTTTTCCAGTATCTTCGCTCGTGAGGACTCGCGCAGCTACGTCAAGCCCATCGAGGCGGGACGCTCGAGTTACAAGCTCACGCGTGAGGAGGCGGAAGCGCTCGAAAAGGCGATGAGCGTGCGGCCGGAGTAG
- a CDS encoding ParB/RepB/Spo0J family partition protein, whose product MTARKHQALGKGLGALFPTELKTPEVSQKESPQLSDTNAEEKKRMEAPQEAEKESAENSNPQGNEGASQVAIEDDEAIDVIPKEMNGIAVQQIPLHEIQANRYQPRHEFDESALDELKESIVQHGVLQPILVRQLPAGKGYELVAGERRFRASRLAGLETVPALVRPLSDAASTEIALIENLQREDLNAIEEANAYRNLLQNFGLTQEALAERVGRSRSHITNMMRLLKLDAHVQEYLANGSLSMGQARPLVVLTDAALQREAADIIMARECSARQAEELVKRLQKNAEETAEAKEAESPEETEKIFLQEAEDKLKMFFGTQVRIRSRGKKNRIEIDFSSEEDLNRILDSLLEKKSRLLEDKKAALRQFSAGERFTV is encoded by the coding sequence GTGACAGCTAGGAAGCATCAGGCATTGGGCAAGGGGCTTGGTGCACTCTTTCCCACAGAATTGAAAACGCCCGAAGTATCGCAGAAAGAATCTCCGCAATTATCTGATACCAATGCTGAGGAAAAGAAGCGCATGGAAGCTCCTCAGGAAGCGGAAAAAGAAAGCGCAGAAAACTCGAATCCACAAGGAAACGAGGGAGCGAGTCAAGTTGCCATAGAAGATGATGAAGCGATTGATGTGATACCAAAAGAAATGAATGGTATCGCTGTGCAGCAAATTCCATTGCACGAGATACAAGCCAATCGGTATCAACCTCGTCATGAGTTTGATGAGAGCGCTCTGGATGAGTTGAAGGAATCCATCGTGCAGCATGGCGTGCTGCAGCCGATTCTCGTGCGACAGCTTCCGGCAGGAAAGGGATATGAGCTTGTTGCGGGCGAGCGTCGCTTTCGCGCTTCAAGACTGGCCGGTCTTGAAACGGTGCCGGCTCTTGTCCGTCCTTTGAGCGATGCGGCAAGTACGGAGATTGCGCTGATTGAAAATTTGCAGCGCGAGGATCTCAATGCGATTGAAGAGGCCAACGCCTACCGGAATCTTTTGCAGAATTTCGGGCTTACACAGGAAGCTTTGGCGGAGCGCGTGGGAAGAAGCCGTTCCCATATTACGAATATGATGCGCCTCTTGAAGCTCGATGCACATGTGCAGGAATACTTGGCAAACGGCAGTTTGAGCATGGGGCAGGCAAGGCCGCTCGTCGTCCTGACAGACGCTGCGTTGCAGCGAGAGGCGGCAGACATCATTATGGCGCGCGAATGTTCGGCACGTCAGGCCGAAGAGCTTGTGAAGCGTCTGCAGAAAAATGCGGAAGAGACAGCCGAAGCGAAGGAAGCAGAGTCGCCTGAGGAGACAGAAAAGATCTTCCTGCAGGAAGCGGAAGACAAGCTCAAGATGTTTTTTGGCACGCAGGTGCGCATTCGTTCGCGAGGCAAGAAGAATCGCATAGAGATCGATTTTTCCTCGGAAGAAGACTTGAATCGCATCCTTGATTCGTTGTTGGAGAAGAAGAGCCGGCTGCTGGAGGACAAGAAAGCGGCCTTGCGTCAGTTTTCTGCAGGAGAAAGATTCACGGTCTGA
- a CDS encoding ParA family protein, translating into MEEKNVAKIIAVANQKGGVGKTTTSVNLSAGLAMLGKRVLLIDSDPQGNATSGFGINKSDLTITIYQVLIDNLAIEKAVLHTGYEVDLLPANIELAGAEIELVAAISRENRLKRSVDAVRDQYDFILIDCPPSLGLLTLNALTAADTVLMPIQCEFYALEGLAQLMNTMTLVQTNLNPALEVEGVLLTMFDSRTNLSVQVAEEVRTHFGSKVYRTVIPRTVRLSEAPSYGQPVIAYDRNCKGAIVYMDLAKEVIERDS; encoded by the coding sequence ATGGAGGAAAAGAATGTGGCGAAAATCATAGCAGTCGCCAATCAAAAGGGCGGCGTAGGAAAGACGACGACATCGGTAAACTTGAGCGCCGGTCTTGCCATGCTCGGCAAACGTGTACTGCTCATTGACTCCGATCCGCAGGGCAATGCGACGAGCGGATTTGGTATCAATAAATCGGATTTAACGATAACCATCTATCAAGTCTTGATTGACAACCTTGCTATAGAGAAGGCAGTTCTTCATACGGGTTACGAGGTCGATCTTCTTCCGGCCAATATCGAACTGGCGGGGGCGGAGATCGAGCTTGTTGCTGCCATCTCACGCGAGAATCGTCTGAAGCGATCGGTCGATGCCGTACGCGATCAGTATGACTTCATTTTGATCGACTGCCCGCCTTCCTTGGGGCTCTTGACGCTCAATGCCTTGACAGCAGCAGATACCGTTTTGATGCCGATCCAATGCGAATTTTATGCTCTGGAGGGCTTGGCACAGCTGATGAATACGATGACATTGGTTCAGACCAATCTGAATCCTGCCTTGGAAGTCGAGGGCGTTCTTCTGACGATGTTCGATTCAAGAACCAATCTTTCGGTTCAGGTCGCTGAGGAGGTGCGCACGCATTTCGGCAGCAAGGTGTATCGGACGGTCATACCGCGCACCGTGCGCTTGAGCGAGGCGCCGTCCTATGGGCAGCCCGTCATTGCCTATGACAGAAACTGCAAGGGAGCCATCGTCTATATGGATCTGGCAAAGGAGGTCATAGAGCGTGACAGCTAG
- a CDS encoding homocysteine S-methyltransferase family protein, giving the protein MIHIFDGAMGTMLQEGGLKPGGCPELMNLEQPDVVQKIHEAYIEAGATMIETNTFGASALKLDHYGLEDRVKEINEAAVKIAREASKGRAKIVGSLGPTGRFIVPLGDLEFEDAYRAFYEQAKALADAGADYLLFETCIDIQEMRAGLLAAKDATSLPIICQLSYSEDGRTVTGTDPQTAAITLEALGADIIGVNCSLGPKELVPIVKTLAENCSVPISVLPNAGMPRLENGRTIFPMGPEEFASWGAKLVAAGATYLGGCCGTTPAHIKALAAAVKDLPLTERKSPDNRLRLTSRSKTVIIDKDLATTLIGERINPTGRKKLAEEIKNGSLFSVKREAIDQVRAGARLLDVNMGVGGIDQVKAMHDAIREVSQITDAPLAIDTSDTKTLEAGLRAYPGRALINSVSAEKERIEEFLPLAKKYGAAILCLPITEDGVPKTAEDRINVINGIIKEAKKNGLKDGDFLLDALVMTISADQNACLEVLNTLRLYRKHFGYPATMGLSNISFGLPNRPLINSTFFAMCLAAGLDAPIMNPYDEKMQEALMASAALLGKDPRGIDFSRNEVNLKTPKKAAEAKPIEGDVLAAIKQAVIDGASESIAMLTERAIREGHSSNEITEKALTAAMNDIGIDFGAGRVFLPQVLLSAEAMRASFQKIKELLPAQQEADKGTVVMATVKGDVHDLGKNIVSALLSNSGFKLIDLGKDVDADTIVRTALEKEADIVGLSALMTTTMTQIDKVIKKLREAGSEARVIVGGAAVTEDYATSAGADAYANDGVSAVKIAKDFVGE; this is encoded by the coding sequence ATGATCCATATTTTTGACGGCGCGATGGGAACGATGCTGCAGGAAGGAGGCTTGAAGCCCGGCGGCTGCCCCGAGCTCATGAATCTCGAACAGCCCGATGTCGTGCAAAAGATCCACGAAGCCTATATCGAAGCCGGCGCGACGATGATCGAGACGAACACCTTCGGCGCTTCCGCTTTGAAGCTCGACCACTACGGTCTGGAAGACCGCGTGAAGGAAATCAATGAAGCAGCCGTAAAGATCGCACGCGAAGCTTCCAAAGGGCGCGCCAAGATCGTCGGCTCGTTAGGGCCTACGGGGCGCTTCATCGTCCCTCTCGGCGATCTCGAATTCGAGGACGCCTACCGAGCCTTCTACGAACAAGCGAAAGCGCTTGCCGATGCGGGCGCCGACTATCTGCTTTTTGAAACGTGCATTGACATACAGGAAATGCGTGCAGGCCTTCTGGCGGCAAAAGATGCGACAAGCCTTCCCATCATCTGCCAGCTCTCTTACAGCGAGGACGGGCGCACCGTCACGGGCACCGACCCGCAGACGGCCGCCATCACCTTGGAAGCGCTCGGTGCCGACATCATCGGCGTGAACTGCTCGCTCGGCCCCAAGGAGCTCGTCCCCATCGTCAAGACGCTGGCAGAGAACTGCTCCGTTCCCATCAGCGTGCTGCCCAACGCCGGTATGCCGCGATTGGAAAACGGCAGAACCATCTTCCCCATGGGGCCTGAGGAGTTCGCCTCGTGGGGCGCAAAACTCGTCGCTGCCGGTGCAACGTATCTCGGTGGCTGCTGCGGCACGACGCCCGCGCATATCAAAGCGCTCGCCGCTGCTGTCAAGGACTTGCCTCTCACCGAGCGCAAGAGCCCGGACAATCGCCTGCGTCTCACGAGCCGCAGCAAGACCGTCATCATCGACAAAGATCTCGCGACCACGCTGATCGGCGAGCGCATCAATCCGACGGGACGCAAGAAACTCGCCGAAGAAATCAAGAATGGTTCGCTCTTCTCCGTCAAGCGCGAGGCCATCGATCAGGTGCGTGCGGGAGCGCGCCTTCTCGATGTCAACATGGGCGTCGGCGGCATCGATCAAGTCAAGGCAATGCACGATGCCATTCGCGAGGTGTCCCAAATCACCGATGCACCTCTTGCGATTGATACCAGTGATACCAAAACATTGGAAGCCGGACTCCGAGCATATCCGGGACGCGCTCTCATCAATTCCGTCAGCGCCGAAAAAGAGCGCATCGAAGAGTTCCTTCCATTGGCGAAGAAGTACGGCGCGGCCATCCTCTGCCTGCCCATCACAGAGGACGGCGTGCCGAAGACAGCGGAAGATCGCATCAATGTCATCAACGGTATCATCAAAGAGGCGAAGAAGAATGGTCTCAAAGATGGGGACTTCCTGCTCGACGCCCTCGTCATGACCATATCGGCCGATCAGAATGCCTGCCTCGAAGTATTGAATACCTTGCGCCTCTACCGCAAGCATTTCGGCTATCCGGCAACGATGGGGCTTTCCAACATCTCTTTTGGACTGCCGAACCGTCCTCTGATCAACAGCACCTTCTTCGCCATGTGCCTTGCCGCAGGACTCGACGCGCCGATCATGAATCCCTATGACGAGAAGATGCAGGAAGCCCTGATGGCGAGCGCAGCGCTCTTAGGAAAAGATCCGCGCGGCATCGACTTCAGCCGCAACGAAGTGAACCTCAAGACGCCAAAGAAGGCAGCTGAGGCTAAACCTATAGAAGGCGATGTTCTCGCTGCCATCAAGCAAGCGGTCATCGACGGCGCTTCTGAAAGCATCGCCATGCTGACCGAACGGGCGATACGCGAAGGTCATTCTTCGAATGAAATCACAGAGAAAGCTCTGACGGCCGCCATGAACGATATCGGCATCGACTTTGGAGCAGGACGCGTCTTTCTGCCGCAAGTTCTTCTATCTGCCGAAGCAATGCGCGCTTCCTTCCAGAAAATCAAGGAACTTCTGCCCGCACAGCAGGAGGCGGACAAAGGAACGGTCGTCATGGCGACGGTTAAAGGGGATGTGCATGATCTCGGCAAAAACATTGTCTCCGCGCTCCTCTCGAACAGCGGCTTTAAGCTCATCGACCTCGGCAAGGATGTCGATGCTGATACCATTGTGCGCACGGCGCTCGAAAAGGAAGCCGACATCGTAGGTTTGAGCGCCTTGATGACAACGACCATGACGCAGATCGACAAGGTCATCAAGAAACTGCGTGAAGCCGGATCAGAGGCAAGAGTCATCGTTGGCGGTGCCGCCGTGACCGAAGACTACGCCACAAGCGCAGGAGCCGACGCCTATGCCAACGATGGCGTCAGTGCAGTCAAGATTGCCAAAGACTTCGTCGGCGAATAA
- the pfkA gene encoding 6-phosphofructokinase — protein sequence MLNCIGVLTSGGDSPGMNATTRAVVRTALFEGAEVWGIHNGYRGILDGEMFKMERKDVGDIIQRGGTFLGTARCHRFMTPEGRAEAYEKLKAKGIEGLVIIGGDGSLRGASLLSEEHGIPIVGLPGTIDNDVWGTDYTIGSDTAANTIIDAINKLRDTASAHRRVVVLEVMGRHCGWLALMSGISGGAEYILVPEEDFDLEEISNEIKEAYKKGKRYILVVVAEGAGSGIEVGNFIAEHTDIETRVSVLGHIQRGGTPSVIDRVKASQLGEKAALAILSGLSNVVFGFHRGNVVAIDLHDAVTNKKKLDPEYMRLAKVLA from the coding sequence ATGTTGAATTGTATCGGCGTCTTGACGAGCGGCGGCGACAGCCCCGGCATGAATGCGACGACTCGCGCCGTCGTGCGCACGGCGCTCTTTGAAGGTGCAGAAGTGTGGGGCATACATAACGGATATCGCGGTATCTTGGACGGTGAGATGTTCAAGATGGAGCGAAAGGATGTCGGCGACATCATTCAGCGAGGCGGCACGTTCCTCGGCACGGCTCGTTGCCATCGTTTCATGACGCCTGAAGGTCGTGCAGAGGCGTATGAGAAGCTCAAGGCGAAGGGCATCGAAGGACTCGTCATCATCGGCGGCGACGGCAGTTTGCGCGGCGCGTCGCTCTTGAGCGAAGAACACGGCATTCCCATCGTGGGACTGCCGGGAACGATTGACAATGACGTCTGGGGTACAGACTATACGATCGGCAGCGATACGGCAGCGAATACGATCATCGATGCCATCAACAAGCTGCGCGATACGGCTTCGGCGCATCGGCGCGTCGTTGTCCTTGAGGTCATGGGAAGACATTGCGGTTGGCTCGCGCTGATGAGCGGCATTTCGGGCGGCGCGGAATACATCCTCGTGCCCGAAGAGGACTTCGATCTCGAAGAAATCAGCAACGAGATCAAGGAAGCTTATAAGAAGGGCAAGCGCTACATTCTCGTCGTCGTTGCCGAGGGGGCAGGAAGCGGCATTGAGGTTGGCAATTTCATCGCCGAGCATACGGATATCGAGACGCGCGTTTCGGTTCTCGGACATATTCAGCGTGGCGGTACGCCGTCCGTCATCGACCGCGTGAAGGCGAGCCAGCTTGGTGAGAAAGCGGCTCTGGCGATTCTCTCGGGTCTTTCCAACGTCGTCTTTGGCTTCCATCGCGGCAATGTCGTCGCCATCGACTTGCACGATGCCGTGACGAACAAGAAGAAGCTCGATCCCGAATACATGCGCCTTGCCAAGGTTTTGGCATAA
- a CDS encoding phosphoribosylaminoimidazolecarboxamide formyltransferase — MKELELKYGCNPNQKPSRVYMESGDLPFKVLNGKPGYINLLDAMNSWQLVHELKEATSLPAAASFKHVSPAGAAVAVPLSDALKQAYFVEGIELSPVATAYIRARGADRMSSYGDFVALSDPCDAQTASFLQREVSDGIIAPAYSEAALEILKTKRKGSYLVIQMEPSYVPAEKETKTVFGVTFEQKRNDVAITEDCLKDVVTKNKDLPDDAKRDLLLSLITLKYTQSNSVCYAKDGQAIGIGAGQQSRVHCTRLAGNKADIWYLRQSPQVLSLPFKSDVRRPDRDNAIDVYLSNECMDLLGTDEWKRIFTEKPPVFLPEEKAKWLKTATGVALGSDAFFPFGDNIERAHKSGVSYVAQSGGSIRDDNVIETADKYGMFMAMTHIRLFHH; from the coding sequence ATGAAAGAACTCGAATTGAAATACGGCTGCAATCCGAACCAGAAACCCTCTCGCGTTTATATGGAAAGCGGCGACCTTCCGTTCAAGGTATTGAACGGAAAGCCCGGCTACATCAATCTGCTCGACGCCATGAACAGCTGGCAGCTCGTGCACGAACTCAAGGAAGCGACCAGCCTTCCTGCAGCGGCATCCTTCAAGCATGTGAGCCCTGCAGGCGCCGCCGTCGCCGTCCCCCTGTCCGATGCGCTGAAGCAGGCATACTTTGTCGAAGGAATCGAATTGTCGCCCGTTGCGACCGCCTACATCCGTGCGCGCGGTGCCGACCGCATGTCGTCGTACGGTGATTTCGTCGCTCTCTCCGACCCGTGCGACGCCCAGACGGCTTCCTTCCTGCAGCGCGAGGTCTCCGACGGCATCATCGCGCCCGCCTATTCCGAGGCTGCCTTGGAGATTCTCAAGACGAAGCGCAAGGGAAGCTACCTCGTCATACAGATGGAGCCTTCCTATGTTCCTGCAGAGAAGGAAACGAAAACCGTCTTCGGCGTAACCTTCGAGCAGAAGCGCAACGATGTCGCCATCACCGAAGACTGCCTGAAGGATGTCGTCACGAAAAATAAGGATCTGCCCGACGACGCCAAACGCGACCTCCTGCTCTCCCTCATCACCTTGAAGTACACCCAGTCCAACTCCGTCTGCTATGCCAAGGACGGGCAGGCGATTGGTATCGGCGCCGGCCAGCAGTCACGCGTCCATTGCACGCGTCTCGCGGGAAACAAGGCCGATATTTGGTATCTGAGGCAGAGTCCGCAGGTCCTCTCGCTTCCCTTCAAGAGCGATGTGCGCCGTCCCGACCGCGACAATGCCATCGACGTCTACCTGTCCAATGAATGCATGGATCTCCTCGGAACGGACGAATGGAAGCGCATCTTCACGGAGAAACCTCCTGTATTCCTGCCCGAAGAGAAAGCCAAGTGGCTCAAGACGGCGACGGGCGTCGCACTCGGTTCGGACGCTTTCTTCCCCTTCGGTGACAACATCGAACGCGCACATAAGAGCGGCGTTTCCTATGTTGCCCAGAGCGGCGGATCGATTCGCGATGACAATGTCATTGAGACGGCGGATAAGTACGGCATGTTCATGGCGATGACGCATATCCGTCTCTTCCATCATTGA
- a CDS encoding head-tail adaptor protein, whose protein sequence is MTFLAGSLTFGSTASAYIINVGMEDLAAQEKAADSDRKQEKKAENAKEHGNAKDEKKKEVKGFQEKKAETSVKKEDKKAENSDTKKAMEEASKASVTPAPQKREEGQKPLVLNKKKEEMKPSVQKKADESKIPLQGKKTEASAQESKDAVKTKNKKSKEKDRFQEIFRDESFIYYMDMRSVRNVPIPNRQDRMIDVWVKLKPNSFSDDEDAKAGKYYLEHYYLNPKSKQIQFLCELEVTGRPSNAIKERPYSSQNWENLVPGSVEDDVYHAVVKKAKSSSSIGGVAMPSASDVLDMLNIGL, encoded by the coding sequence ATGACGTTTTTAGCAGGCAGTCTGACGTTTGGATCGACAGCTTCGGCATATATCATCAATGTCGGTATGGAGGATCTTGCTGCACAAGAAAAAGCAGCAGATTCCGACAGAAAGCAGGAAAAGAAGGCGGAAAACGCTAAGGAGCATGGCAATGCGAAGGATGAAAAGAAGAAAGAGGTAAAGGGCTTCCAGGAGAAGAAAGCGGAAACCTCCGTAAAAAAGGAAGATAAAAAAGCAGAGAACAGCGACACTAAGAAGGCCATGGAAGAGGCATCCAAAGCGTCGGTGACGCCCGCTCCGCAGAAGAGGGAGGAAGGGCAGAAGCCGCTTGTCTTGAATAAGAAGAAAGAAGAGATGAAGCCGTCCGTACAGAAGAAAGCCGATGAATCAAAAATTCCCTTGCAGGGAAAAAAGACGGAAGCGTCGGCGCAGGAAAGCAAGGACGCTGTCAAGACGAAGAACAAGAAGAGTAAGGAGAAGGATCGCTTCCAGGAAATTTTCCGCGACGAATCGTTCATTTACTATATGGACATGCGAAGCGTGCGCAATGTTCCTATCCCGAACCGTCAGGATCGCATGATCGACGTCTGGGTGAAGCTCAAGCCGAACAGTTTCTCCGATGATGAAGACGCCAAGGCGGGGAAGTACTATTTGGAGCATTATTACCTCAATCCAAAGAGCAAGCAGATCCAGTTCCTCTGCGAGTTGGAGGTCACAGGCAGGCCGTCGAACGCCATCAAGGAGCGTCCTTACAGCTCGCAGAATTGGGAAAATCTCGTGCCGGGCAGCGTCGAGGATGACGTATACCATGCTGTTGTGAAAAAGGCGAAAAGTTCTTCGAGCATTGGCGGCGTGGCGATGCCTTCCGCATCGGACGTTCTTGATATGCTGAATATTGGACTCTGA
- the rsmG gene encoding 16S rRNA (guanine(527)-N(7))-methyltransferase RsmG: MFEQELERASALYGLPLDAKQIEKFGIYYRLIIEWNAKMNLTAITEPREVAVKHIVDSLTALRGIEERDSLRLIDVGTGAGFPGIPLKIVRPDLKLTLLDSLKKRVHFLETVVEALGLEGAECLHGRAEEAARQSALRERFDIAASRAVARLPVLAEYLLPFVRIGGTAIALKGLHSEEEAKEAERAVKILGGRAIESIPVALPGLSDKRAVLVIKKERTTPKAYPRKAGKPAKEPLL; encoded by the coding sequence ATGTTTGAGCAGGAGTTGGAAAGAGCGTCTGCTCTCTATGGACTGCCGCTCGATGCAAAGCAGATTGAGAAGTTCGGCATCTACTATCGTTTGATCATCGAATGGAACGCGAAGATGAACCTCACGGCGATTACTGAACCGCGGGAAGTTGCCGTCAAGCATATCGTTGATTCCCTGACGGCGCTTCGAGGTATCGAGGAAAGGGATTCCCTGCGTCTGATCGATGTCGGAACGGGTGCGGGATTTCCCGGCATTCCTCTGAAGATCGTCCGTCCCGATTTGAAGCTGACCCTTCTCGATTCCTTGAAGAAGCGCGTGCATTTTCTCGAAACCGTTGTCGAGGCGCTGGGCTTGGAAGGCGCAGAGTGCCTGCATGGACGCGCGGAGGAAGCGGCGCGGCAAAGCGCTTTGCGCGAGCGCTTCGATATCGCCGCCTCTCGCGCCGTGGCGCGTCTGCCCGTCCTTGCCGAGTATCTTCTGCCCTTCGTGCGCATCGGCGGCACAGCGATCGCCCTCAAGGGGCTTCACTCGGAAGAGGAAGCAAAAGAGGCGGAAAGAGCCGTCAAGATTCTCGGCGGGAGGGCGATAGAGTCGATTCCCGTCGCCTTGCCCGGCCTTTCGGACAAGCGTGCAGTTCTCGTCATAAAGAAGGAGAGGACTACGCCGAAAGCGTATCCGCGCAAGGCAGGCAAGCCGGCGAAAGAACCATTGCTTTGA